A window of the Nisaea acidiphila genome harbors these coding sequences:
- a CDS encoding tripartite tricarboxylate transporter permease, whose protein sequence is MDLLSTALPALGEAFSLILQPEQLGYLFLGVVLGLSVGVFPGLGGIAGLSMVLPFIFGMDPVSGLALMVGLIAVIPTSDTFASVLMGIPGSSASQATVLDGFPLAKKGEAARALSAAFASSLFGGLLGAAVLTVFILIARPIVLAFGLPEMLMITVLGLSVVAILAGRVPLKGVAAAGLGLMVGTIGEAGAGGSLRMSTYDIPYLIDGLSLVIVGLGIFAIPEIVGLLRHARPISSDGGLGAGWAHGVRDWWRNKWLSVRCSVIGVIVGVIPGLGGAVVDWIAYGHTVQSTKDKSGFGSGDIRGVIGPESSNNAKEGGGLVPTIIFGIPGSGSMAVFLGGLGLLGYDAGPQLIQYDLDITYTIMWSLAIANVVGAGLCIMLSGTIARLTTIRFTLLAPFLFMMIAFAAFQSRQDLGDLVSLFAVGLLGIFLRRFDWSRPAFLIGFVLSHQTENFTNMANQVAGAKFRIGLEAGFSYIASPIVLVILAMTIVSVVIGIRQAKQLLPEGELQTGGKRAPLVFLLAVTAYLAVAWVDALQIDLVSDKIFPLTISSVSLICCLALLIQMMRAPESHAVFADREKSGEDAHATHGLWGTLAWFGALLLLSSLIGFILALGIFLVAFFAFRARLRWHRILLFSGAGIGLLCIMAYVLNRDFPPGLLQEMVRLPWPLG, encoded by the coding sequence ATGGACCTGTTGTCGACGGCGCTTCCTGCCCTGGGCGAAGCGTTTTCCCTGATTCTGCAGCCGGAGCAGCTCGGCTATCTCTTTCTCGGCGTGGTGCTCGGCCTTTCCGTCGGCGTTTTCCCGGGACTTGGCGGCATTGCCGGACTCTCAATGGTTCTGCCGTTCATCTTCGGCATGGATCCGGTCTCCGGTCTCGCCCTCATGGTCGGCCTGATCGCGGTCATTCCGACCTCAGACACCTTCGCCAGCGTGCTGATGGGCATTCCGGGCTCCTCGGCGAGCCAGGCGACTGTCCTCGACGGCTTTCCGCTCGCCAAGAAGGGCGAAGCCGCGCGCGCGCTGTCCGCCGCGTTCGCCTCCTCCCTTTTCGGCGGCCTGCTCGGCGCTGCGGTGCTCACCGTCTTCATCCTGATCGCCCGCCCGATCGTGCTCGCTTTCGGGCTGCCGGAAATGCTGATGATCACGGTCCTCGGGCTTTCGGTCGTCGCGATCCTCGCCGGGCGAGTGCCGCTGAAGGGCGTTGCGGCTGCGGGTCTGGGCCTCATGGTCGGCACCATCGGCGAGGCCGGAGCCGGGGGCAGTCTCCGCATGTCGACCTACGACATCCCCTACCTGATCGACGGGCTAAGCCTCGTCATTGTCGGCCTCGGCATCTTTGCCATCCCGGAGATCGTCGGCCTGCTCCGGCACGCCCGCCCGATTTCCTCCGATGGCGGCCTCGGCGCCGGCTGGGCGCACGGCGTCCGGGACTGGTGGCGCAACAAGTGGCTCTCCGTCCGCTGCTCGGTGATCGGCGTGATCGTCGGCGTCATTCCCGGCCTTGGCGGCGCGGTGGTCGACTGGATCGCCTACGGGCACACCGTACAGTCGACGAAGGACAAGTCCGGCTTCGGCTCCGGCGACATCCGCGGTGTCATCGGCCCGGAATCCTCCAACAATGCCAAGGAAGGCGGCGGCCTCGTCCCGACCATCATCTTCGGAATTCCCGGCAGCGGCTCGATGGCGGTCTTTCTCGGCGGGCTCGGCCTGCTCGGTTACGATGCCGGTCCGCAGCTGATCCAGTACGATCTCGACATCACCTATACGATCATGTGGTCGCTCGCGATCGCCAATGTGGTCGGCGCGGGTCTTTGCATCATGCTTTCCGGCACCATCGCCAGGCTGACCACGATCCGCTTCACGCTGCTGGCGCCTTTCCTCTTCATGATGATCGCCTTCGCGGCCTTCCAGTCGCGCCAGGATCTCGGCGACCTGGTCTCTCTCTTCGCCGTCGGCCTGCTCGGGATCTTCCTGCGGCGCTTCGACTGGTCGCGCCCCGCCTTCCTGATCGGTTTCGTGCTCTCGCACCAGACCGAGAACTTCACCAACATGGCGAACCAGGTCGCTGGAGCGAAATTCCGCATCGGTCTCGAGGCCGGCTTCAGCTACATCGCCTCGCCGATCGTCCTGGTGATCCTCGCCATGACAATAGTCTCGGTCGTGATCGGAATCCGGCAGGCGAAACAGCTTCTGCCCGAAGGCGAACTGCAGACCGGTGGCAAGCGCGCGCCGCTGGTCTTTCTGCTCGCGGTTACGGCCTATCTCGCGGTCGCCTGGGTCGATGCGCTGCAGATCGATCTCGTGAGCGACAAGATCTTCCCGCTGACCATCTCGTCGGTCTCGCTGATCTGCTGCCTCGCCCTCCTGATCCAGATGATGCGCGCGCCGGAGAGCCATGCAGTCTTCGCCGACCGGGAGAAGTCGGGCGAGGACGCGCATGCGACCCACGGGCTCTGGGGCACGCTTGCCTGGTTCGGCGCCCTGCTCCTGCTCTCTTCGCTGATCGGCTTCATCCTGGCGCTGGGAATCTTCCTTGTTGCCTTCTTCGCTTTCAGGGCTCGGCTCAGATGGCATCGGATCCTGCTCTTCAGCGGCGCCGGGATCGGCCTGCTCTGCATCATGGCGTACGTTCTCAACCGCGATTTTCCGCCCGGCCTGCTACAGGAAATGGTGCGCCTGCCCTGGCCTCTCGGCTGA
- a CDS encoding tricarboxylate transporter gives MRLISRVRSLAASAATIGICAFGAMSPAAADLDLSGKTVDFVIPFSESGGSAKWANFYAPLLSEALPGKPTVAVKYMPGAGSTKGANWFQKQKYEDGTLIFGSSGSTQFPYMLDDPRVRYEYNDWNVVLASGVGGVAYLPPDIAKKFDGDADDLGDIDFIWGSQGATRLDLVPLLAWEMLGMKVEPVFGIKGRGAGRLMFERGEANIDYQTSPAYLKAVVPLVEGGKAVPMMSWGVLDANGDIVRDPTFPDMPTFKEVCEATAACETSGDVWDAWKAFFIAGFPAQKMVFLPQGAPQEAMDTYKKAFEAVIARPDFKEMAAARLGIYPQLTGKQADATLKLGTQVPAKAKTFVKTWLNERYGVKLN, from the coding sequence ATGAGACTGATTTCACGCGTGCGCAGCCTTGCGGCCAGCGCGGCGACTATCGGCATTTGCGCTTTCGGGGCTATGAGCCCGGCCGCCGCCGATCTCGATCTTTCCGGCAAGACCGTCGATTTCGTCATTCCGTTCTCGGAATCCGGCGGCTCCGCGAAATGGGCCAACTTCTACGCCCCTCTGCTGAGCGAGGCCCTGCCCGGCAAACCGACCGTGGCGGTGAAATACATGCCCGGTGCCGGGTCCACCAAAGGCGCCAACTGGTTCCAGAAGCAGAAATACGAGGACGGCACGCTGATCTTCGGCTCTTCCGGCTCGACCCAGTTCCCCTACATGCTGGACGATCCGCGGGTACGCTACGAATACAACGACTGGAACGTGGTGCTCGCCTCGGGCGTCGGCGGCGTTGCCTATCTGCCGCCGGACATCGCCAAGAAATTCGACGGCGACGCGGACGATCTCGGCGATATCGACTTCATCTGGGGCTCCCAGGGCGCGACCCGTCTCGATCTCGTCCCTCTGCTGGCCTGGGAGATGCTCGGCATGAAGGTCGAACCGGTCTTCGGCATCAAGGGCCGCGGCGCCGGCCGCCTGATGTTCGAACGCGGCGAGGCCAATATCGACTACCAGACATCGCCGGCCTATCTGAAGGCCGTCGTTCCGCTGGTCGAAGGCGGCAAGGCCGTACCGATGATGAGCTGGGGCGTGCTCGACGCCAATGGCGACATCGTGCGCGACCCGACCTTCCCGGACATGCCGACCTTCAAGGAAGTCTGCGAGGCGACCGCGGCCTGCGAGACGTCCGGCGATGTTTGGGATGCCTGGAAAGCCTTCTTCATCGCCGGCTTCCCGGCGCAGAAGATGGTCTTCCTGCCGCAGGGTGCGCCGCAGGAGGCGATGGACACCTACAAGAAGGCCTTCGAGGCTGTCATCGCACGGCCGGACTTCAAGGAAATGGCCGCCGCCCGGCTCGGGATCTATCCGCAGCTGACCGGCAAGCAGGCCGATGCGACGCTCAAGCTCGGCACCCAGGTTCCGGCGAAGGCGAAGACCTTCGTGAAGACCTGGCTGAACGAACGCTACGGCGTGAAGCTCAACTAA
- a CDS encoding GlxA family transcriptional regulator, whose translation MPIWINQRGGTQEVSVLLFDRFSNYCLANTIEPMRAANDFLGGAAYRWRLVSLDGSPVVSSSGIRLMPDGKLADEPGGDALFVLPSYGYRKLGTPACLGALRAAARRFETLVGLDAGSWLLAEAGLLNAYAATIHFDEFDRFSEQFPEVNARRERWIIDRDRMSAGGATTAFELMQHLIAAAHGSAVSIEIAGLFMQGEETVRTLAGTAAGDRRVQRAVALMRDNLEAPLPIAEIARAAGCRQRDLETRFRRAFGTVPRTVYKQLRMAEALRLVREGDLAIAEIAVRCGYGDASAFTRAFRRTYGQTPRSHSP comes from the coding sequence ATGCCGATTTGGATCAATCAGCGCGGCGGCACCCAGGAGGTCTCGGTCCTTCTGTTCGACCGCTTCTCCAACTACTGCCTCGCCAACACCATCGAGCCGATGCGGGCGGCGAACGATTTTCTCGGCGGGGCTGCCTATCGCTGGCGTCTGGTCAGCCTCGACGGGTCACCGGTCGTCTCCTCCAGCGGCATCCGGCTGATGCCGGACGGAAAGCTGGCTGACGAGCCCGGCGGCGACGCGCTCTTCGTCCTGCCGAGTTATGGCTACAGGAAGCTTGGAACCCCGGCCTGCCTTGGCGCGCTCAGGGCCGCCGCGCGCCGCTTCGAGACGCTTGTCGGCCTCGACGCCGGCAGCTGGCTGCTCGCGGAGGCGGGGCTGCTGAACGCCTATGCCGCCACGATCCATTTTGACGAATTCGACCGGTTCTCGGAGCAGTTCCCCGAAGTGAATGCCCGCCGGGAGCGCTGGATTATCGACCGGGACCGGATGAGCGCGGGTGGCGCGACGACCGCGTTCGAGCTCATGCAGCATCTCATCGCCGCCGCTCACGGCAGCGCGGTTTCGATCGAGATCGCCGGATTGTTCATGCAGGGGGAGGAGACCGTCCGGACCCTGGCGGGCACTGCCGCCGGCGACCGCCGGGTGCAGCGCGCGGTCGCCCTGATGCGCGACAATCTCGAGGCGCCGCTTCCCATAGCGGAGATCGCCCGCGCCGCGGGCTGCCGCCAGCGCGATCTGGAGACCCGCTTCCGCCGCGCCTTCGGCACGGTCCCGCGCACCGTCTATAAACAGCTTCGGATGGCGGAAGCGCTGCGCCTCGTGCGCGAGGGCGATCTCGCCATCGCCGAGATCGCGGTCCGTTGCGGCTATGGCGACGCCAGCGCCTTCACGCGGGCGTTCCGGCGCACCTACGGGCAGACCCCGAGATCGCACAGTCCCTGA